The Vulpes vulpes isolate BD-2025 chromosome 10, VulVul3, whole genome shotgun sequence genome has a window encoding:
- the LOC140594275 gene encoding piwi-like protein 1, with amino-acid sequence MGIAMREAKILEVSDTVQSYTTVLENHVSSKTQMVLCVLSSEKKDLYDGIKQYLCVNCPTPSQCVMARTLDKPQTLMTIATKIAQQMNCKMGGALWKVETGLQNAMFIGIDCFHDTVNRRKSIAGFVSSINQELTQWFSQCIFQELGQELVNGLKTCLEAALKLWCKHNQFLPQAIIVYRDGVGDGQLQALMDHEVPQIESSLRSVYPKDSGCTPVYRAEVGCCAAAFTLKAL; translated from the exons ATGGGCATAGCTATGAGAGAGGCAAAAAT ACTTGAAGTAAGTGATACAGTCCAGTCCTATACAACTGTCTTAGAAAACCATGTTTCCTCCAAAACACAGATG GTCCTTTGCGTGCTGTCCAGTGAAAAGAAAGACCTGTATGATGGCATAAAACAATACCTGTGTGTCAATTGTCCGACCCCAAGCCAGTGTGTCATGGCACGGACCTTAGACAAACCCCAGACGCTGATGACCATTGCGACAAAGATTGCCCAGCAGATGAACTGCAAGATGGGAGGAGCCCTCTGGAAGGTGGAGACAGGA ttacagaatGCGATGTTCATTGGTATCGACTGTTTCCATGATACTGTAAATCGGCGGAAGTCAATTGCAGGCTTCGTGTCCAGCATCAATCAGGAATTGACGCA GTGGTTCTCCCAGTGCATTTTCCAGGAGTTGGGTCAAGAGCTTGTGAACGGGCTTAAAACCTGCTTGGAAG ctGCCCTGAAGCTCTGGTGTAAACATAATCAGTTTCTACCACAAGCTATCATTGTGTATCGGGATGGAGTTGGGGATGGTCAGCTTCAAGCACTGATGGATCATGAAGTCCCACAGATTGAGTCCTCCTTAAGATCTGTGTACCCTAAAGACTCTGG ATGCACCCCTGTCTACAGAGCAGAAGTTGGTTGCTGTGCAGCTGCATTCACTTTGAAAGCACTATGA